A single genomic interval of Spinacia oleracea cultivar Varoflay chromosome 6, BTI_SOV_V1, whole genome shotgun sequence harbors:
- the LOC110790693 gene encoding ent-kaurenoic acid oxidase 2-like produces MEIVFSVWMVLSVILGGLLAFFGILKNANEWFYVRRLGKKRDLLPPGDMGWPFIGTQLSFLKAFKSDNPDSFISTLATRFGPTGIYRAVMFGKPCVILTTPESCKKVLSDDATFGPGFPESITKLMGKKAFHGITQEEHKRLRRLTTAALSGQEALSIYLKHIEEITINSLKEWAGMSRPIEFLTEMRKIAFKVIMFVMVGDTSTDHFIMEALEKEYTTLNHGLKSMAIDLPGFAYHNALKARKNLQKIFQGVVDKRRIEETMANKQEEKKDMLDMLMGIEDENKSKLSDEEIVDLIIMFLNAGHESSGHAAMWAVVLLQDHPEVFQKAKEEQEHIVNKRPPNQKGLTLKETRQMEYLSKVIDETLRVVNISFTLFREATKDVNINGYNVPKGWRILTWLRSAHLDSNKYPNSKEFNPSRWDDPKTRANFIPFGAGSRMCPGRDLAKLEVYTFLHYFLLNYKLERINPKCPVRYLPISRPEDNCLAIIRRVS; encoded by the exons ATGGAGATAGTTTTCTCAGTTTGGATGGTGTTGAGTGTTATTTTGGGAGGTTTATTGGCATTTTTTGGAATCTTGAAAAATGCAAATGAGTGGTTTTATGTGAGAAGGCTAGGAAAAAAGAGAGATTTGCTTCCTCCTGGTGATATGGGTTGGCCTTTCATTGGCACACAATTATCTTTCCTTAAAGCCTTTAAATCCGATAACCCGGATTCTTTCATCTCCACCCTTGCTACAAG GTTTGGACCAACAGGAATATACAGAGCTGTAATGTTTGGAAAACCATGTGTTATACTCACAACACCTGAATCCTGCAAGAAAGTTTTATCAGATGATGCAACATTTGGACCTGGTTTTCCTGAATCAATCACAAAACTCATGGGGAAGAAGGCATTTCATGGCATAACTCAGGAAGAACACAAGCGTCTTAGAAGGCTAACCACAGCTGCCCTTAGTGGTCAAGAAGCATTGTCAATTTACCTCAAACACATTGAAGAAATCACCATTAATTCTCTGAAGGAATGGGCTGGAATGTCGAGACCTATCGAGTTCTTGACTGAGATGAGGAAGATTGCTTTCAAGGTGATTATGTTTGTTATGGTGGGTGATACAAGTACTGATCATTTTATCATGGAGGCATTGGAGAAGGAGTATACAACTTTGAATCATGGGTTGAAGTCCATGGCTATTGATCTGCCTGGCTTTGCTTATCACAATGCCCTCAAG GCTAGGAAGAACTTGCAGAAGATATTCCAGGGAGTGGTAGATAAAAGAAGGATAGAAGAAACAATGGCAAATAAGCAAGAAGAAAAGAAAGATATGTTGGATATGCTGATGGGAATTGAGGATGAGAACAAGAGTAAATTGAGTGATGAGGAGATTGTAGATTTGATTATCATGTTTTTAAATGCTGGACATGAATCCTCTGGTCATGCAGCTATGTGGGCTGTTGTGCTCTTACAAGACCACCCTGAAGTCTTCCAGAAAGCTAAG GAAGAACAAGAACATATTGTAAACAAACGACCACCAAATCAGAAAGGACTGACATTGAAAGAAACAAGACAGATGGAGTATCTATCCAAG GTAATTGATGAGACACTACGCGTGGTTAACATCTCATTTACACTTTTTAGAGAAGCAACCAAGGATGTTAACATCAATG GTTATAATGTACCAAAAGGATGGAGGATATTAACTTGGCTAAGAAGTGCTCATCTAGATTCTAACAAGTACCCCAATTCAAAGGAATTTAACCCTTCAAGATGGGAT GATCCTAAAACAAGAGCGAATTTCATTCCGTTTGGAGCAGGAAGTAGGATGTGTCCTGGACGCGATTTAGCAAAACTTGAAGTTTATACATTTCTTCACTACTTCCTCCTAAACTACAA GTTGGAGAGGATTAATCCCAAATGTCCTGTAAGATACTTGCCAATCTCAAGGCCTGAAGACAATTGTCTAGCCATAATTCGAAGGGTGTCATAA